The stretch of DNA GGGGGAATATCGTGACCCTGCTGCAGGTAATAATCTCTCGGACAATAATTTCTCAGGCAATAACCTCTCTAGGGGGGGGAATCCTCCAGCGACAGTCAATCCCGCGCCTCCTTCCGGGGTGCCTGGCGATACGAGAAACATGAACCCGCCTGGCACGAGTGCCGCAGCAGGAGTCTGGCCTACCACCAGTGTTCCGTGGAACTCCCCCACCAGCAATCAACCATCGGCTTCCAGTTGGGGAGAGTCATCTCAACTCGCCAATAGGCCTCAAGCAAATGGCTCCATGAATCAGGCACCGTCATCGATGCCTCAGATCCAGGCCGGCCCTTCGAGCAGTTCAACTTTTGACCAGCAGGGTGTGGCTGACACAGAAAAACAACCTCTGTTCCCGTCGGTCCAATGGGCATCTCCTCACTCAACTCCCTGGAATTCATCGACTCCAGCTTCAGCCACTCAGTCCAGACATGAACCCCAGTCGCAAATCCAACCGGCCGGGTTCCAACAGGAGGTTGATCCACGCAGTTCAACTTCTGGCCAGGGCCCGGCGACCGGAAACATGTCCCGTTCCAATGGAAATTCACCTGAGCCATGGCCCTATGGCACTGCGTCAGGGACCAATCGACCCAATGTTCGGCCTACGGCTTCCTTAAATGTAGATGGTCGTTCGGGCACTTCCAACAATTCCACCAGCGGGCCGCCCCCCTGGCCTTACGGGCAATAACAAATCTCTCAGATGCCGATCATCGTCGTTCCATTCGAGATTTCTGTAAGCTCTCAGCCATGAAGATCCAAAGCCCATTTTTGATTCGCTGTGGTGCATGGTTCGCCATCAGCACGATGCGACTGATCATCTCCACCTGCCGGCTTGAGTATTGCTCGCCAGATCCCAAGACTCGACTCGACTGCCCGTTTGGTCCTGATGTTCCCGAGAGGTATGTCGTCCCCGTCTGGCACGACTTGTTGTTGTTCCCGACCTTCACAGCCCGTCGGAGCGACCTCTGCTGCGGTCTCGTCAGTCGGCATGATGGCGCTTCATTCCTTTCCACCGCCATTGAAATGCTCGGCGGCAAGGCCATTCGTGGATCGAGCCGCAAGGGAGCGACCACGGCTCTCAAGCAGATGCTCACTCAGACGGATGGCTATCACATTCTGATTACACCTGATGGCCCGATGGGACCGCGTCGTCAGATGAAACAGGGAGCCATTCTCATGGCTTCCAACCTGCAAAGGCGGATTGTCCCCACAGCTTACTGGGCTTCCAGAGTCTGGCGGATTAAAGGCTCCTGGACAGATATCGTGATCCCCAAGCCTTTCTCGAAAATCATGATTGTCTCAGGCGAAGCGATCTCCATCCCCCCTGAACTTAATCGAGAAGATATCATCTATTGGACCAATCATCTGCAACAGGCCATGGATCAACTCCATGCGGAACTCGAAGCTTCTACGACGACAGCGAAGTCTTCGAAATTAGAACCTGATCAAACAGAATGTTCAGCCTCTTCACAGCTTCAGATATCAGGTTCCGAGCGTCACGCCGCCTGATAGCATTAATCGCATGATTCAAGACTCTGGCAGATCGATTAACAGTCCACACTCCGCAAGACCCCTGCCATGAGACGCGAATCCACGCTCCACCAGCAACTCAAACTACTCTACGCCAAATCTGCAGAGCGTCGCGAAGTGCGTGTTGGCGATTACCGTGTCGATGCCATTTCTCGCGGCACTCTCATCGAAATCCAGCAGTCCGGCCTCTCCGCAATTCGCCACAAAATTCAAACCCTTCTCCAGGATCACCGCGTTCTGGTCGTTAAACCCATCGTGGCAACACGCATGCTGCGAACTCGCCAGAACGCTCAGAGTGAATACGCCGCCCCTCGCAAAAGTCCTTATCGCGGCTCATGGCTCGATGCCTTTGACGAACTGATGCATCTCTTTCGCGTCTTTCCGCATCCTCAATTGAAGATTGAACTGCTTCTGGTAGATATTGAAGAGGATCGCACACGCAAGGCCCGACATCGATTCCGGCGAGTCGATCATGTGGTTGATGACCGCCGCCTGCTACAGATTCGCGAGCGCTGCCTCCTGCGGACGCCAGCCGATCTGGAACAACTCGTGCCTCCCTTCCCTGCGGCTCCATTTACAACCGCAGAACTCGCCCTGGCATGGGATGTTCCCCGCTGGACAGCTCAAAAGATTGCCTGGTGTTTCCGCACTGTAGGAGCCTGGGCTCCCGTCGGCTTCTCAAAACGCAGCGTCCTCTACCTGCCCCACGCCGCTTAATAATCAAGTCGCCTGCAACTTCAAGCCAATTATTATTTAGTTGGCATCTATGCATTAGGTAGGGTGCAAGAAGTTCCTACGGATTGCACCATCTTCTATCTACATTCTCCAGTGCCATAGGGAAGAGAGCCGCGTTTCTATATCTTGCGATCGTCCTGCTACGAAATCTCTGGCGTGGCGGGTTTCCAGCGGAACAGGGCCAGCGATCGATCTTCCAGCGGATAAGGATGGACTGCATCAAAAGCGACATGGACTGCATGCGGGCGGGCTGTATCAATCATCAGATCCATACTCGGCCCCGCTGGCCCTGCGACAGGATACTGGAAGGAAACAGGCGTTGTCCCGGCATTG from Planctopirus ephydatiae encodes:
- a CDS encoding lysophospholipid acyltransferase family protein, with protein sequence MKIQSPFLIRCGAWFAISTMRLIISTCRLEYCSPDPKTRLDCPFGPDVPERYVVPVWHDLLLFPTFTARRSDLCCGLVSRHDGASFLSTAIEMLGGKAIRGSSRKGATTALKQMLTQTDGYHILITPDGPMGPRRQMKQGAILMASNLQRRIVPTAYWASRVWRIKGSWTDIVIPKPFSKIMIVSGEAISIPPELNREDIIYWTNHLQQAMDQLHAELEASTTTAKSSKLEPDQTECSASSQLQISGSERHAA